Genomic segment of Iocasia fonsfrigidae:
GCCTATCCGTCATAGTTAGTATTTCTTTCATAGATTTATAACCATCTTCCAGGGTATATTCAGTATGATAAAGCCAGTCTGTTTTGACCTGTAATCCATATTTTTCAAAAACCTTTTTACAGCCACTTAACCTATCCTGGGTAGGTTTTACCTCTTCAGGACCCAATAACAAACCAATTTTTTGATGCCCCAGGCTGATCAAGTATTCTACTGCCTTAATAGCCCCTTTTTCATTATCTGAAATTATATATGAAGCCCTTTCACCTGTTAACTTTACATCTATAAAAACTGTTGGTATTTTGGATTTAATTAACTTATTAAATCTAGCAATATTTTTCATATTAAAACCAAGCATAATTATTCCATCAACATTCTTATCAGAACTCTTTTCAACAAAGTTAAACTTTATACCCGTATCCATATAAAATCTCATTGTCTTCTGATGTGTAAAATATAAAAGGTCATAACCATGCTTTCCCAAAGTATACTCAATTCCCTGTATTACTTCACGAAAGAAAAAGTTATTCAGATTTGTAGGGACAAACATACCAATGGTATATGATTTATTAGTAGAAAGACTTCTGGCCATTGTGTTCGGCCAGTAGTTATTCTCCTGCATAATTTTAATAATCTTCTGCTTTGTTTTTTCATTTACATCAGGATAATTATTAATAACCCTTGAAACAGTAGATTTAGAAACATTGGCCAGTTTAGCTATATCATTGATTGTCGCCATTTTCCGCTCACCTTCACCTTGCAAAA
This window contains:
- a CDS encoding LacI family DNA-binding transcriptional regulator, which codes for MATINDIAKLANVSKSTVSRVINNYPDVNEKTKQKIIKIMQENNYWPNTMARSLSTNKSYTIGMFVPTNLNNFFFREVIQGIEYTLGKHGYDLLYFTHQKTMRFYMDTGIKFNFVEKSSDKNVDGIIMLGFNMKNIARFNKLIKSKIPTVFIDVKLTGERASYIISDNEKGAIKAVEYLISLGHQKIGLLLGPEEVKPTQDRLSGCKKVFEKYGLQVKTDWLYHTEYTLEDGYKSMKEILTMTDRPTAIFGEDMMVIGAIRAARDAGLSVPEDISFVGFDNIELSYHYNLTSVNQDQYKMGEKASELLMKIINEEEFNPIVLPVNFVERTSCRYLRN